The following proteins come from a genomic window of Edaphobacter sp. 4G125:
- the add gene encoding adenosine deaminase: MARRLVKQNSEIDPMEWLRGLPKTELHLHLEGTIKPETLVELSKRHDEEPLTLETARALYQYENFLGFLMAFKAVTERLKEPADYELITYNMVRELAHQGVVHAEVYISFGIIFYWKKTDVEPYVEAIERGRIRGEKDFGTTLLWIVDAVRHFGVEECARVFRRAAELREKYPSLVGIGIGGDEARGPADQFRDLYKEAKEAGLRLTAHAGESVGPESIWSAINIGAERIGHALAAQHDVELLEVLAQKQIPLEINVTSNIKTGCCKCFEDHPVRDYFDSGLMITLNSDDPPMFGSDLLGEYVLAQERYGFTLEQMRELASNAVEASFLEPTRKLALLQRVEQYI, translated from the coding sequence ATGGCTCGAAGGCTCGTAAAACAGAACTCTGAGATCGACCCGATGGAATGGCTGCGAGGTCTTCCAAAGACTGAATTGCATCTTCATCTCGAAGGCACGATCAAGCCAGAAACCTTGGTTGAGTTGAGCAAACGTCACGATGAGGAACCGCTGACGCTCGAAACCGCTCGTGCTCTCTATCAGTATGAAAATTTTCTTGGTTTCCTGATGGCGTTCAAGGCCGTCACTGAACGTCTGAAAGAACCTGCCGACTACGAGCTGATTACCTATAACATGGTCCGCGAACTTGCCCATCAGGGCGTGGTCCATGCCGAGGTGTACATTTCCTTCGGTATCATTTTCTACTGGAAGAAGACCGACGTAGAGCCTTACGTTGAAGCCATCGAGCGCGGTCGCATCCGTGGGGAAAAAGACTTTGGCACTACCTTGCTGTGGATCGTCGATGCCGTTCGCCATTTCGGCGTGGAAGAGTGCGCTCGCGTTTTTCGGCGTGCGGCTGAGCTTCGCGAAAAATATCCGAGTCTCGTTGGCATCGGCATCGGTGGCGATGAGGCTCGCGGACCAGCCGATCAGTTCCGCGATTTATACAAAGAAGCCAAGGAAGCAGGACTACGCCTGACCGCTCACGCCGGAGAATCCGTAGGTCCAGAAAGCATCTGGTCTGCAATCAATATCGGCGCGGAACGCATTGGTCATGCTCTGGCTGCGCAACACGACGTAGAGTTGCTCGAAGTTCTTGCACAAAAACAGATTCCACTTGAGATCAACGTCACCAGCAACATCAAGACCGGATGTTGCAAATGTTTTGAAGACCATCCGGTACGAGACTACTTCGATTCGGGCCTGATGATTACGTTGAACTCCGACGATCCACCGATGTTCGGTAGTGATCTGCTGGGGGAATACGTTCTGGCACAAGAGCGCTACGGCTTCACTCTGGAACAGATGCGTGAACTTGCCTCCAATGCCGTTGAGGCAAGCTTTCTCGAACCCACTCGAAAGCTTGCCCTGTTGCAGCGTGTCGAACAGTACATCTGA
- the hmpA gene encoding NO-inducible flavohemoprotein, which translates to MLPQQKDLVKATIPALQQHGEAITRAFYGTLFEEHPALLNVFNPANQQNGGQARSLAASILAYAAHIDHLDQLGGMVNRITHKHASLEVQPEHYPIVGDHLLRAIRSVLGEAATPEILDAWGAAYQQLATIMIGVEQDLYQKGREQTGGWTGYQPLLVTRKVVESETITSFYLASPEGRPLPRFQPGQYLAVKAHVADAPFQQIRQYSLSGTNDGKTYRISVKRELAPGHIAAANNGLISNHLHDDVHEGDTILAHVPQGDFTLRQNDRPVVLLSGGVGVTPAICMLHHLASQSSRPVLFIHAAQQGSHHAFRDEMRSLTSANPHLRSLVFYEKPSASDRAGEDYDHVGRVSVETLRQHLPQQTADFYYCGPVGFMGAVESMLDSLNVPLECRFSEAFAPDPSFATEIARA; encoded by the coding sequence ATGCTGCCTCAGCAAAAAGACCTCGTCAAAGCTACAATCCCTGCGCTTCAACAGCACGGCGAAGCCATCACCCGGGCTTTTTACGGGACGCTCTTTGAGGAGCATCCCGCCTTGCTCAACGTCTTTAACCCTGCCAACCAGCAAAATGGCGGACAGGCCCGCAGCCTGGCTGCATCCATTCTGGCTTATGCTGCGCACATCGATCACCTCGATCAGCTTGGTGGAATGGTCAACCGTATCACGCATAAACACGCCAGCCTCGAGGTGCAGCCGGAGCACTACCCCATCGTGGGCGATCATCTGCTGCGCGCGATTCGTTCTGTTCTCGGCGAGGCAGCTACACCTGAGATTCTCGATGCTTGGGGAGCGGCCTATCAGCAGCTTGCAACGATTATGATCGGTGTCGAACAGGATCTGTATCAGAAGGGAAGGGAGCAGACCGGCGGATGGACTGGTTATCAGCCGTTGCTTGTAACCCGCAAAGTCGTGGAGAGTGAGACCATCACCTCGTTCTACCTCGCTTCTCCTGAGGGGCGCCCGCTCCCTCGGTTCCAACCAGGACAGTACCTCGCGGTCAAAGCGCATGTCGCGGATGCCCCCTTCCAGCAGATTCGCCAGTACAGCCTCTCCGGGACCAACGATGGAAAGACCTATCGCATCAGCGTAAAGCGGGAGCTCGCCCCGGGACATATCGCCGCTGCAAACAATGGGCTGATCTCCAACCACCTGCATGACGACGTCCATGAAGGCGATACCATCCTCGCGCATGTTCCCCAGGGAGACTTTACGCTGCGGCAGAATGACCGACCCGTTGTGCTGCTGAGCGGAGGTGTTGGTGTCACCCCTGCCATCTGCATGCTGCATCACCTTGCCTCCCAGTCCTCGCGGCCGGTCCTCTTTATCCATGCGGCGCAGCAGGGAAGCCACCATGCCTTCCGCGACGAGATGCGTTCCCTGACTTCTGCGAACCCCCATCTTCGCAGTCTGGTGTTCTACGAGAAGCCTTCTGCTAGTGATCGCGCTGGTGAGGACTACGACCACGTCGGTCGCGTCTCCGTGGAAACCCTGCGCCAGCATCTGCCGCAGCAGACAGCGGATTTCTACTACTGTGGACCTGTGGGCTTCATGGGCGCAGTCGAATCGATGCTCGACTCCTTGAATGTTCCGCTCGAATGCCGTTTCAGCGAAGCCTTCGCTCCCGATCCCTCCTTTGCGACTGAGATAGCGCGAGCTTAA
- a CDS encoding LOG family protein, which produces MIRNVAIFCASSDGADPLYRQSAIALGRALAEKNIGVIYGGANVGLMKAVAESCLACQGRVVGVIPEALVDLEIAHRGLTELHITTTMHTRKAKMAELADAFLILPGGFGTLEEMFEVLTWQYLRLHQKPTVLININGFYDKLLEFLDHCVTKGVLKPHARELLQVADTIEEVFSRIALL; this is translated from the coding sequence GTGATCCGCAATGTTGCTATCTTTTGTGCCTCCTCAGATGGCGCAGATCCTCTCTACCGCCAATCTGCCATTGCATTAGGCCGCGCTCTTGCAGAAAAGAACATCGGCGTTATCTACGGAGGAGCAAATGTTGGCCTGATGAAGGCTGTCGCAGAATCCTGTCTCGCCTGCCAGGGCCGCGTCGTTGGAGTTATCCCCGAGGCGCTCGTCGATCTCGAAATCGCTCATCGCGGATTGACGGAGCTGCACATTACGACCACGATGCATACCCGCAAGGCGAAGATGGCCGAACTTGCCGACGCCTTCCTCATTCTGCCAGGCGGTTTCGGAACACTCGAGGAGATGTTCGAAGTTCTCACTTGGCAATATCTGCGTCTACATCAGAAGCCCACCGTTTTGATCAATATCAACGGCTTCTATGACAAGCTGCTCGAATTTCTAGACCACTGCGTCACGAAGGGTGTTCTCAAGCCCCACGCTCGTGAGCTGCTTCAGGTTGCGGATACGATAGAAGAGGTTTTCTCTCGCATTGCACTGCTCTAA
- a CDS encoding amino acid permease, translating into MRSRALARQIFKTKSIDKLISESERPEHALKKSLGPVSLTALGIGAVIGSGIFTVIGTAIGGNPATEVKISDSPVIDLIVGLLHHTSGAVAGRPGAGPALAVSLMLVAIVCALTGLCYAELSSMIPIAGSAYTYTYATLGELVAWIIGWDLILEYAFSNMSVSVGFAAHVVDLLDWLGIRISPQWLSPAYLPLGLQDLEGHNIYSPGWHMGFNIPAFLIVLLLTVVLVRGIRESARTNNIMVLVKIMAILVFVFFGLSFIHPNNYVPFSPNGWSGILAGGSIIFFTYIGFDSVSTASEECRCPQKDVPIGILATLIVCSILYIGVAVVLTGIVPWQTVAGDAAPVVNALKRVSLMPGGHSLHWVRLAVLLGAIVGMISSILVFQLGQARVWFAMSRDGLLPGAFSKVHPRFRTPAFATWVAGFLVAIPAGLFDVGTFAEMSNIGTLFAFVLVSIGVLVLRARQPERHRGFRVPFGPVIPVLSVLFCTLLMAGLPVKTWLRFFVWLVVGLIVYAFYSRKRSEFYSPKA; encoded by the coding sequence TTGAGGAGCAGGGCGCTGGCCAGGCAAATCTTTAAAACTAAATCGATCGACAAGCTGATCTCAGAATCGGAGCGTCCAGAGCACGCGCTGAAGAAATCGCTGGGACCGGTAAGCCTTACTGCGCTTGGAATCGGCGCCGTAATCGGTTCGGGCATCTTTACAGTGATCGGAACAGCAATCGGCGGCAATCCCGCCACCGAGGTCAAGATCTCGGATTCTCCAGTGATCGACCTGATCGTCGGTCTGCTGCATCACACTAGTGGAGCCGTAGCTGGACGTCCTGGAGCGGGACCGGCTCTTGCTGTCTCACTGATGCTGGTCGCCATTGTTTGCGCCTTGACGGGGCTCTGCTATGCGGAGCTGTCGAGCATGATCCCCATCGCGGGATCTGCCTACACCTATACCTATGCGACGCTGGGTGAGCTGGTGGCATGGATCATTGGCTGGGACCTTATCCTCGAATACGCCTTCAGCAACATGAGCGTAAGTGTGGGCTTTGCCGCGCACGTCGTCGACTTACTGGACTGGCTCGGCATCAGAATCTCTCCGCAATGGCTTTCACCGGCCTATCTGCCACTGGGTCTGCAGGACCTCGAAGGACACAATATCTATTCGCCCGGGTGGCACATGGGTTTCAATATCCCGGCGTTCCTGATTGTGCTTCTGCTTACGGTGGTTCTGGTGCGTGGGATTCGCGAATCGGCACGGACGAACAACATCATGGTCCTGGTGAAGATCATGGCCATTCTGGTCTTCGTCTTCTTCGGACTGAGCTTTATCCATCCCAACAACTATGTCCCCTTCTCTCCCAATGGATGGAGCGGAATTCTGGCAGGCGGCTCAATCATTTTCTTCACCTATATCGGATTCGATTCTGTTTCCACGGCGAGTGAAGAGTGCCGATGTCCTCAAAAAGATGTACCGATCGGAATTCTAGCGACCCTGATCGTCTGCTCCATCCTCTACATTGGCGTTGCCGTTGTATTGACCGGTATAGTGCCGTGGCAAACCGTCGCCGGAGATGCCGCTCCCGTCGTAAATGCATTGAAACGTGTCTCCCTAATGCCCGGAGGTCATAGCCTGCATTGGGTTCGATTGGCCGTGCTGCTGGGCGCAATCGTCGGCATGATCTCTTCCATCCTCGTCTTTCAGCTTGGACAGGCGCGGGTGTGGTTTGCGATGTCGCGCGATGGACTGTTGCCAGGCGCGTTCAGCAAGGTCCATCCGCGATTCCGGACTCCGGCCTTTGCCACCTGGGTTGCAGGATTTCTTGTCGCTATTCCTGCTGGCCTTTTCGACGTGGGGACCTTCGCCGAAATGTCGAACATCGGCACGCTGTTCGCCTTTGTTCTGGTCTCGATCGGAGTTCTGGTCCTGCGCGCTCGGCAACCCGAGCGGCATCGCGGCTTTCGGGTTCCCTTTGGCCCTGTGATCCCGGTCCTAAGCGTCCTCTTTTGTACCTTGCTGATGGCGGGACTTCCCGTCAAAACGTGGCTGCGCTTCTTCGTGTGGCTCGTCGTGGGGCTCATCGTCTATGCGTTCTATAGCCGGAAGCGAAGTGAGTTTTACTCGCCAAAAGCCTAA
- a CDS encoding ATP-dependent helicase, which yields MNPQQQEGIRAVDGPVLLLAGAGSGKTRVITHRIAYLIEERGVSADSILAVTFTNKAAKEMEERVEKILGHSTLAKPTLATFHSFCVRVLRRDIEALRVNGVGLTKTFAIYDEQDQQAVVKAALKRLGIDDKSLKPRVALGRISWAKNHMIDPQEYFLASTNPMEEKIAHIFEIYRKELAKANAMDFDDLLLETVRLLKSSSEVRERYNRRYRYLMIDEYQDTNRPQYELMKLLAGPEKNVCVVGDEDQSIYSWRGADIKNILDFEKDFPNGKTIRLEQNYRSTQVILEGAGAVVSQNTQRKGKNLWTSREGGSLIGYYEAPDGENEALFIADRIKQYLREAGQQADEPRCAVLYRTNSQSRLVEEALRRYQIQYHMVGGFSFYDRAEVKDLLSYLKLVQNPHDSIALQRVVNSPPRGIGKTTMETLERMALSSGMSTWDAMARAMEDRLLPQRTLNSLEGFRRLIGDARAMLGPGFAEKLTEDVNEEIDEDESFDVSGFGTESEETISETAPEIAGENEEFDTSFNFAFDFGPSEEISTIAAENSQGSDAGLGVDSASFNPFAPVALKEEPRKKKTADPSTPLRSAQDDTFVGQGNERPAFRTPGGKATLPELIKFINERSGYIRSLEEEGTPEAFSRIENLKELANAAQDAEERGETLDEFLDHAALASDADQYSAEAKVTLMTLHAAKGLEFPLVFVAGMEEGLFPSARTMMDPSGLEEERRLCYVGMTRAMDTLVMTRARYRRRYGNDMPEQSVPSRFLEEVPSRLVEDLGSPPARPQFSGDYSGLYATPYPKANRFGRNEYEGGERHWSYEDEDQSGKREGSHASTSRKSVPRGQAGGSGSLDNIASFFAGRGQKPAATTGRPKMGVPEPTGKTGFRQGTRVRHPKYGEGTVFRREGDGDDAKITVQFQQHGVKKLVEKFAQLERL from the coding sequence ATGAATCCTCAGCAACAGGAAGGTATCCGCGCCGTGGATGGACCTGTACTGTTGCTCGCGGGTGCTGGCAGCGGCAAGACGAGAGTGATCACGCATCGCATCGCCTACCTGATTGAAGAGCGCGGTGTATCCGCCGATTCTATTCTCGCGGTGACCTTCACCAACAAGGCCGCGAAGGAGATGGAAGAGCGCGTCGAGAAGATTCTTGGGCATTCGACATTGGCAAAACCAACGCTGGCGACTTTCCATAGCTTCTGCGTACGCGTCCTGCGACGCGATATCGAAGCACTGCGCGTAAATGGCGTGGGGCTGACGAAGACTTTCGCCATCTATGACGAGCAAGACCAGCAGGCGGTCGTGAAAGCGGCGCTAAAACGGCTTGGTATCGATGACAAATCTTTGAAGCCACGTGTGGCGCTGGGTCGAATCAGCTGGGCAAAGAACCACATGATCGATCCGCAGGAGTATTTTCTTGCCTCGACCAACCCGATGGAAGAGAAGATCGCGCATATCTTCGAGATCTATCGTAAGGAACTGGCGAAGGCCAATGCGATGGACTTCGATGACCTGCTGCTGGAGACAGTGCGACTGCTAAAGTCTTCGTCTGAGGTCCGCGAGCGATACAACCGGCGATATCGCTACCTGATGATCGATGAGTACCAGGATACGAACCGGCCGCAGTATGAATTGATGAAGCTGTTGGCAGGTCCGGAGAAGAATGTCTGCGTCGTCGGCGATGAGGACCAGTCGATCTATAGCTGGCGCGGCGCGGACATCAAAAATATTCTCGACTTCGAAAAAGACTTTCCGAATGGAAAGACGATTCGCCTGGAGCAGAATTACCGCTCGACGCAAGTGATCCTTGAGGGCGCGGGTGCCGTGGTGTCCCAGAACACGCAGCGCAAGGGCAAAAACCTGTGGACTTCGCGCGAAGGTGGCTCGCTGATCGGCTACTACGAGGCTCCCGACGGGGAAAATGAGGCTCTGTTTATCGCAGACCGCATTAAACAGTATCTGCGCGAAGCTGGACAGCAGGCAGATGAGCCACGATGTGCTGTGTTGTATCGAACCAACTCGCAGTCGCGGCTGGTAGAAGAAGCCCTACGGCGGTATCAGATCCAGTACCACATGGTGGGTGGCTTCAGCTTCTACGATCGTGCCGAAGTGAAAGATCTTCTGAGCTATCTGAAGCTTGTGCAGAATCCGCATGACTCTATTGCGTTGCAGAGAGTGGTAAATTCTCCTCCGCGAGGCATCGGCAAAACCACGATGGAAACCTTGGAGCGCATGGCGTTGAGCTCGGGGATGAGTACGTGGGATGCAATGGCCCGCGCCATGGAAGATCGTCTGCTGCCGCAGCGAACACTGAATTCGCTAGAGGGTTTTCGCAGGCTGATTGGCGATGCGCGCGCGATGCTTGGGCCGGGATTTGCAGAGAAACTGACCGAGGATGTGAATGAAGAGATAGACGAAGATGAATCGTTTGATGTCTCGGGGTTCGGCACAGAATCAGAGGAAACCATCTCCGAGACAGCTCCGGAGATTGCGGGTGAGAATGAGGAGTTCGATACCAGCTTCAACTTTGCCTTTGATTTCGGGCCGAGCGAGGAGATCTCGACCATTGCAGCGGAAAATTCTCAGGGTTCGGATGCGGGGCTTGGAGTTGACTCTGCGAGCTTCAATCCATTTGCTCCGGTTGCGCTAAAGGAAGAGCCGAGGAAAAAGAAGACCGCAGATCCTTCGACTCCGCTCCGCTCCGCTCAGGATGACACCTTTGTTGGCCAAGGCAACGAGCGCCCCGCGTTCCGTACTCCAGGGGGCAAGGCTACCCTGCCTGAACTGATTAAGTTCATCAACGAGCGCAGCGGGTACATTCGCTCGCTCGAAGAGGAAGGGACTCCTGAAGCCTTCTCCCGCATTGAGAACCTGAAGGAACTGGCTAACGCTGCTCAGGATGCGGAAGAGCGTGGTGAGACTCTGGACGAGTTTCTAGACCATGCTGCACTTGCAAGCGACGCGGACCAGTACTCGGCTGAAGCGAAGGTGACCTTAATGACTCTCCATGCGGCAAAGGGGTTGGAGTTCCCCCTGGTCTTCGTGGCAGGCATGGAGGAAGGTCTGTTTCCCAGCGCTCGCACCATGATGGACCCTTCGGGTCTGGAGGAGGAACGGCGGCTATGCTACGTGGGTATGACCCGGGCGATGGATACGCTGGTGATGACCCGCGCCCGCTATCGCCGACGTTACGGAAACGATATGCCGGAGCAGAGTGTACCGTCCCGGTTCCTCGAAGAGGTTCCGTCTCGGCTGGTGGAAGACCTGGGGAGCCCGCCGGCGAGACCGCAGTTCAGTGGAGATTACAGCGGACTGTATGCGACACCATATCCCAAGGCCAACCGCTTTGGCCGCAATGAATACGAGGGTGGCGAACGCCACTGGAGCTACGAAGACGAGGACCAGAGCGGAAAGCGCGAGGGATCCCATGCCAGCACGAGCCGGAAGAGCGTACCCCGTGGACAAGCTGGCGGATCAGGATCTCTGGACAATATCGCCAGCTTTTTTGCTGGTCGCGGCCAAAAGCCGGCGGCAACGACAGGACGCCCGAAGATGGGGGTTCCGGAACCCACGGGCAAGACCGGATTCAGGCAAGGAACTCGTGTCCGGCACCCCAAATACGGCGAAGGAACGGTATTTCGCCGTGAAGGAGATGGGGATGACGCCAAGATTACAGTACAATTTCAACAGCATGGCGTGAAGAAGCTGGTGGAGAAGTTTGCCCAGCTGGAACGCCTTTAG